From one Doryrhamphus excisus isolate RoL2022-K1 chromosome 9, RoL_Dexc_1.0, whole genome shotgun sequence genomic stretch:
- the gpr45 gene encoding high-affinity lysophosphatidic acid receptor, whose protein sequence is MAFCNESLLEGCDLMEPDDVIETAKSPSSDPGPPLISVTLRVTLAAIMIFMITIGFLGNSIVCLIVYQKPAMRSAINLLLATLAFSDIMLSLLCMPFTAVTLGSGDWSLGSGFCRASIMLYWLFVLEGVSILLIISVDRFLIIVQRQDKLTPHRAKVLITGSWMLSLCISLPSVVGWRTGAADIGDAWAPQCVLGYSESVADRAYAVLLAAAVFFAPFSVMLYSYLCILNTVRHNTLRVHSHGSEPSCLPALNQVSKRRLIGLQRHPHIKVDMSFKTRAFTTILILFVGFSACWLPYTVVSLLAVFSRRFYYSPAFYPISIGALWLSYLKTVFNPIIYCWRIRKFREACQEFVPKSCRLCPRVAGRSRRRVRPSNIYICSETQSAV, encoded by the coding sequence ATGGCTTTTTGCAATGAAAGCCTGTTGGAGGGGTGCGACCTCATGGAGCCGGATGATGTCATTGAAACCGCAAAAAGCCCCTCATCTGACCCCGGGCCTCCTCTCATATCGGTCACATTGCGTGTGACTCTGGCTGCCATCATGATCTTTATGATCACCATCGGTTTCCTGGGCAACTCCATCGTATGCCTGATCGTCTACCAGAAGCCGGCCATGCGTTCTGCCATCAACCTCCTCCTCGCCACGCTGGCCTTCTCGGACATCATGTTGTCGCTCCTCTGCATGCCCTTCACCGCCGTCACACTAGGAAGCGGCGACTGGAGCCTCGGGAGTGGATTCTGCCGTGCCTCCATCATGCTCTACTGGCTCTTTGTCTTAGAGGGCGTGTCCATACTCCTCATCATCAGCGTGGATCGTTTCCTCATAATTGTACAGCGCCAGGATAAGTTGACGCCACATAGAGCTAAGGTCTTGATCACAGGTTCATGGATGTTGAGTTTATGCATCTCCTTACCGTCTGTCGTGGGCTGGAGGACAGGCGCTGCCGACATAGGGGATGCCTGGGCACCGCAGTGCGTTCTGGGTTACAGCGAATCCGTGGCTGACAGAGCCTACGCTGTTCTTTTGGCGGCGGCGGTCTTCTTCGCTCCCTTTTCCGTCATGCTCTACTCTTACTTGTGCATCCTCAACACGGTGCGGCACAATACCCTGCGCGTCCACAGCCACGGCAGCGAGCCTTCTTGCCTGCCGGCTCTCAACCAAGTCAGCAAAAGGAGGCTCATCGGTCTGCAGAGACACCCCCACATTAAAGTGGACATGAGCTTCAAGACCAGGGCCTTCAccaccatcctcatcctctttGTGGGCTTCTCGGCATGCTGGCTGCCTTACACTGTGGTGAGCCTGCTGGCCGTCTTCAGCCGCCGCTTCTACTACAGCCCGGCCTTCTATCCCATCAGCATAGGCGCCTTGTGGCTCAGCTACCTGAAGACGGTCTTCAACCCCATCATCTACTGCTGGAGGATCCGGAAGTTCAGAGAGGCCTGTCAAGAGTTTGTCCCAAAGAGCTGCCGTCTGTGTCCGAGGGTGGCGGGACGGAGCAGAAGGAGGGTGCGACCCAGCAACATTTACATCTGCAGCGAGACACAATCTGCTGTCTGA
- the pou3f3a gene encoding POU domain, class 3, transcription factor 3-A, giving the protein MIWGMATATSSPYLASSRILSGPVSHSDRRVGGIQPANSAVTSVSSSVFRGDPSVKMVQSDFMQGATMVSSNGGHMLSHAHQWVTSLPHAAAAAAAAAAAAAAAAEVGAPWPTSSQTQDVKRSGGGGREDLHSAALHHRSSHLGGHQAHTGGWGGAISISEGQQHHQHQQQQQNLVYSQSAAFTVNGMLSTQSLVHPGALVRGDSPELEHPHHHHHPHHHHHHAHQHHQHQHHHHHHQEAHSDEDTPTSDDLEHFAKQFKQRRIKLGFTQADVGLALGTLYGNVFSQTTICRFEALQLSFKNMCKLKPLLNKWLEEADSSTGSPASIDKIATQGRKRKKRTSIEVSVKGALESHFLKCPKPSAQEINSLADTLQLEKEVVRVWFCNRRQKEKRMTPPGLPRSPDNTYSQVGSMGADTPSPSIDCKRMYSDT; this is encoded by the coding sequence ATGATTTGGGGGATGGCTACAGCCACCTCCAGCCCGTACCTTGCCAGCAGCAGGATTTTATCCGGTCCGGTTTCGCACTCCGACCGAAGAGTCGGTGGCATTCAGCCGGCCAACTCTGCAGTGACCTCGGTGTCTTCCAGTGTGTTCAGGGGGGACCCCTCGGTCAAAATGGTTCAGAGTGACTTCATGCAAGGGGCCACCATGGTGTCGAGCAACGGGGGGCACATGCTTAGTCACGCTCACCAGTGGGTCACGTCGCTACCCCACGCTGCAGCCGCAGCAGccgcggcagcggcggcggcagccGCTGCTGCGGAGGTCGGTGCTCCGTGGCCGACCAGCTCTCAGACCCAGGACGTGAAGAGAAGCGGtggtggagggagggaggaccTGCACTCGGCTGCTCTGCACCACAGGAGCTCTCATTTGGGCGGGCATCAAGCGCACACCGGAGGCTGGGGGGGAGCCATCAGCATCAGTGAGGGTCAGCAGCACcaccagcatcagcagcagcagcagaacctCGTTTACTCCCAGTCTGCTGCCTTCACTGTCAACGGGATGCTCAGCACCCAGAGCCTCGTGCACCCCGGTGCGCTGGTGCGCGGGGACTCCCCAGAACTGGAGCAccctcatcatcaccaccatccccatcaccatcatcatcatgctcACCAGCACCATCAGCACcagcatcatcaccatcaccaccaagAGGCGCATTCGGATGAGGACACGCCGACTTCGGATGACTTGGAGCACTTTGCCAAGCAATTCAAGCAACGTCGCATCAAGCTGGGCTTCACCCAGGCGGACGTCGGTCTGGCCTTAGGTACTCTCTACGGTAACGTCTTTTCACAGACCACCATCTGCAGGTTCGAGGCTCTGCAACTGAGCTTCAAGAACATGTGCAAGCTGAAGCCGCTGCTGAATAAGTGGCTGGAGGAGGCCGACTCCAGTACCGGGAGCCCCGCCAGCATCGACAAAATAGCGACGCAAGGGCGCAAGAGGAAGAAGCGCACGTCCATTGAGGTGAGCGTCAAGGGCGCGCTGGAGAGCCACTTCCTCAAGTGCCCCAAGCCGTCCGCGCAGGAGATCAACAGCCTGGCGGACACGCTGCAGCTTGAGAAGGAGGTGGTGCGCGTCTGGTTCTGCAACCGCAGGCAGAAGGAGAAGCGCATGACGCCACCGGGGCTTCCACGCAGCCCGGACAACACGTACTCGCAGGTGGGCAGCATGGGCGCCGACACCCCGTCACCCTCCATTGACTGCAAGAGGATGTACAGCGACACGTGA
- the c9h2orf49 gene encoding ashwin gives MASSGELANKATSASEVDVLLHPELLSHDFLQLILSEKRVNIRDCGGRDQLVDLYIRHVIPRPQRTLPNNRWGKRMAKARGKSTASNVRAERDHLNSSGLLKPKKMETTTMSSGVTDRLKPPPAVNLSNPIRRLSGSSSSSTSSASSYSKTSSQSIDTTSLKREANSSGVLKSPEVKKKIQHVTWP, from the exons ATGGCGTCCTCCGGTGAGTTAGCCAACAAAGCTACTTCTGCCTCAGAAGTGGATGTGTTATTGCACCCTGAGCTGCTATCTCATGATTTTCTCCAGCTCATTTTAAGTGAG AAAAGGGTCAACATCAGAGATTGCGGGGGTCGGGACCAACTCGTAGACCTTTACATACGACATGTTATCCCCCGGCCCCAGCGGACGTTACCGAACAATCGCTGGGGAAAGAGGATGGCGAAAGCCCGAGGAAAATCGACGGCATCTAACGTGAGGGCAGAAAG GGACCACCTTAATTCCTCTGGATTACTAAAACCGAAGAAAATGGAGACCACCACAATGTCATCAGGAGTCACCGATCGACTAAAACCTCCTCCGGCTGTAAACTTGTCCAACCCTATTCGCAGACTTTCTGGTagttcatcatcatcaacatcatcagcTTCCTCTTACAGCAAAACCTCTTCACAAAGCATTGACACAACAAGCCTCAAACGGGAGGCAAACAGCTCG GGTGTTCTAAAGTCTCCAGAGGTGAAGAAAAAGATCCAGCATGTGACTTGGCCGTGA